From Candidatus Cloacimonadota bacterium, a single genomic window includes:
- a CDS encoding type II toxin-antitoxin system RelE/ParE family toxin, whose protein sequence is MYRIRFLRKAANELKKIDPIWQKRIKEKINKLAENPRILKNRIRLLKGKQKTLFRLKVGKYRIIFQKKEEELIIIIVRVAHRREVY, encoded by the coding sequence ATGTACCGAATCAGGTTTTTGAGAAAAGCAGCAAACGAACTAAAAAAAATCGATCCAATCTGGCAAAAACGGATCAAAGAGAAGATAAACAAACTCGCTGAAAATCCGCGAATTTTAAAGAACAGAATTAGATTATTGAAAGGAAAACAGAAAACTCTCTTCAGATTAAAGGTTGGGAAATATCGGATCATTTTTCAAAAAAAAGAAGAAGAATTGATAATCATTATTGTGCGAGTTGCACATCGCAGAGAAGTGTACTAA